The sequence GCAGGCTGTAGGGCCGGCGCTTGGGGCGCGGTTCGTTGCCCGAGATCCGGACCGTGACCTCCTGGATACGGGGGCCCACCGCGATCAGGAGCGAGGGCATCAGCCGGATGGCGAAGGCGTACGGCTGGTCCTGCTGGTCGAAGAGATTGAGCAGGAAGGTGCTCAGTCCCTGGACGATCGGGGCGGCGACCATCGGCCAGGCGGCGATCCGGTCCATCGGCGGTGCGGGGCACAGGGCCACCTTGGTCGCCGCGAACGCGGCCACGATCACCAGGGCCACGGTGAGACTGGCGGTAGCCCGGTCGGTGCTGCGGTCGATCGGGTTGACCGCGAAACACCAGGCCAGTACGGCTCCGCCGACCAGGACCGTGGCCGAGTCCATCCAGAAGATGACCTTCTCCCGGCCCGACTGCGGCCCCTGGGGGAAGATCAGGCAGGCCAGTACGTTGCTCGACATACCGACTGCGAAGAACGCGCTCTGGACGGCACCGCCGTCCATCGAGGGCCGGTCGAGACCGAGCACCATCGCCGACGCCTGATAGCTGTCGCCGATGGTGAAAGCGGTGCCGGCGAAGGCGATGAACGACCAGAAGCGCCGGTACCGGACCGGTGCCAGGTGCCGGAGACGCCACGCGCCGACGGCCAGCGCCGCGTCCATCGGGAGCTGGCCGATCCAGTAGATCTGGGCCCGGCGGGTGACATCGCCGGGAAAGGCCAGGAACAAGAAGGCGAGCACCAGGGTCAGGGCCACCAGCGCGCGCAGCACCGGATCACGCAGGAGACTGGTCAGCGGACGCAGCGGTACAGCCTGCTCAGCCACCGTCGAGTCCTCCTCGCGAATACCTATGCCCCACGTCATCGGCTTCCGCACCGTGATTCTTGACATCTCAGGCACGGAACGGGCCCCTGGCGTCCTGAAGGATCGGGGACGGGTGTCCGTGCATGAGTTCCTCTCCCACCGGGCGTGTTGCTGAGGCAACTAGTTCCGGGCGATCCATCGACCGGAGACCGGCGGTGTTGAGTCGTCACCGTCTCCCTGAAGGGCGGACACCCAGATGGACCAGTATGTCACTCTGGGTCAGAACGCCCAGGTCGACGGTTCTCGAGGGTTATGCCGGTAACTGCCCTTAAGTACTATGGGCGGCTCCTGAGATGGGGGAGGGCCATGATGAAGGGGCAGTTCAGTGTGCTCGTGGGGGAACTACGAGCATCCGGGGGCAAGGCCGAGTCGGCGGCCGGTGTGGTCGGCAAGCTCGATCCCGGCAGTGAGCTGGAATCGGCGGGGAAGGGGATCCCCGGTGCCGACAGCATCACGGCGCTGACCCAGGTGGGCAGCAAGTGGGAGAGCCACCTCACGTCCTGGCGCGACCAGATGCAGACCTTCGGCGAGCACCTGGACGTCGCGGCCGACGACTACCAGCGAGGGGACGACGTGGGCGCCGAAGAGTTCTCGAAGCTGGTTCCCGGGGGTCCCTGAGAGCGGCGCACGTCCTCGTGGCAAGGGGGCGTGCGCGATGTGTACACCTGGTACAAGCGGTACCGGATGTACCAGGTGTACACATGGCGAACCCGGCCACCCGGGATCGGCCGACCTCGAGGGCCCCGCCCTACGGGTGAAGGGGCGAGGCGGAAGAAGAGCCCTCAGTTCTCCGGGATCACGGTGTCGAACCGCTCCGGACGCGGGACGTCCGGGTCCGGGCCACTGCGCACGCCGGCGTCGAGGGCGTCGATCGCGGCCAGGTCCGGCGCGGACAGCTCGAATTCAGTCGACCTCGACCCGCTCCCGGCGGCGGTGCTTCATGGCGTAGAGCCCCTCGTCGGCCCGGGTGCTGAGGTGCTCGGCCGATTCTCCCGGCCGTCGTTCGGCAGACCCCACGCTGAATCCGACCCCTTCCGGGTACGACCAGGCGGCCGAGAGCCGGTCCAGGATCGCCCGGGCGACCTCCGAACTGCCGCGCGTCAGCACGGCGAACTCGTCGCCACCGATCCGGCAGGCCAGGTCGGTGTCCCGCACGGAGGCCGTCAGCGACGAGGCGAAGGCCTGAAGCACCCGGTCCCCGGCCGAATGTCCCTGGGTGTCGTTGACCCCCTTGAAACGATCCAGGTCGAACAGCAGAAGGAGGGCGTCGTCCTCCAGGTTCGCCATGGCCTGCTCGAAGGCCCGCCGGTTCGAGACCCCGGTGAGCGGGTCCGTGGTCGCGGCCCGGTCGAGCTCCTCCACGTGCCGCACCCGCATCAGTACCGGCCCGGCCTGCAGCGAGAGCAGTTCCATCACCTGGGCGTCGAAGGGGTCCAGCTCGTTCACCGGCCTCGTCCAGAAGGCCACCATCACCCCGGCCAGCTGGTCGACGACCTCGACCGGGAGGAAGAGCGCCGAGGCCCAGCTCGTTTCGTTCCCGGTCGTCGGCAGGCTCACGGGAGAGTGCCGGGCATCGGGGACGAACAGGGGACGCCGGTCCCGGGTGACGGCACCGATGCCCGACTCGGGTGGGTGGTCACCGGACTGCACCGCGGCCACTTCCGAACCGAGCCCGGCGCCGCCCCGGGCGGTCAGCGAGGTGTCCCGCGCACTCGGCGGGCCGAACCGGTCGGCCACCAGGGTCACGACCCCGTCGGCACCGAGCAGGTCCAGCGCCTGCTCGCTGACCAGGCGGGCGGCCTCCGACTCGGAGTGGGCCGAGAGCAGTGGCCGCACCCCGGCGTGCAGGTGCTCCAGTTTCACGCGTTGCCGGTGCTGAGCCGCCATCGCGGCGGCGATCAGCTCACCGATCAGGGCGGCGAACAGGATCGTCCCGGTGATCTCGACCAGGCTGTCGCGTTGCAGACCGAACCCGGCGACCGCCGCCAGCAGGGCCAGACTCACCCCGGCCACCTTCGCGGTCTGCCCCGGTCTCAGCACCAGCCCGGCATACCCCAGGGCCAGCAGGTAGATCGCCTGGTAGTGACCGAGCATGTTCGAAGAGCCGGAGCCGAGCGTGGTGAAGAAGGCGCTCGGCAGCACCGGCCAGATCAGCACCGAGTCGGGAACGCGCTGCCAGGGCAGCACCATCAGGGTGAGGGCCACCACGGCGACCGCGATCGCCACGACCGTCTGCGACACCGGCGGATCGGGCGTCTGCCAGACGATCAGCGCACCGTAGACGGCGCCGCCCAGGTAGAGACAGGCCCCGATCCGCCCCTTGCGCTGCCGCTGGGAGTCGGCGTCCAGTCCTGCGGCGAACCAGCGACTGAGACTCCCGAACAGACCCGTTGCCGCGCGTCGGCTGGCTGCGCGGTCCTGGCTCACCAGGTGCCTGTCGGCCTGGCCGCTGAACATTCAAGGATCTTGCCGACCTCAGGCCACCCAGTGGTGCGTCCCGGTCCACAGGCGTTAGATGAAGGGATCAAGGCTAGGGTCGGCCGTCCTCGCCTACGGGGTCGTCGTCCTCAATCCCTGGTCGATGAACCGCACCATCCAGGTGAAACTGTCGTCGACGTCGATGCCGATCCGAAAGCCGCCGGTCGCCTCCAGGATCGCGAAGCCGTGAAGAATGCTGCGCAGCAGCCGCAGTACGTGGATCTCCTGATCGGGATCGAGCCGGTACCCGCGCAGCATGGCGGTCCAGGAGGCGAGCAGCCGGTCGACGGCCGGGTGGAGCGGGTCTTCGGCCCCGTTCGGCCGGGCCACGTTGCCTGCCGTGTACCGGCCGGGGTGTTTCAGTGCGTACGTGCGCATGGCGTTCGCGCCGGCGACCAGGGCATCGCGACCGGCTCGTCCCCGGGTGGCCTCACCGATCGTGTCGGCGATCTCGGTCATCGCGAGAACCGCGATCCGGTGGGAAAGATCGGCCTGGCCGGTGACGTGCTTGTAGAGCGAGGGCGCCTTCACCCCGAGGCGTTCGGCGAGCAGGCCCATGCTGAGCCGGTCGAAGCCGACCTCGTCGGCCAGCGCCGCGCCGGCCGCGGTGACCGAGCCCGCGTCGAGCCCGGCTCTAGGCAAGGGAGAGGTTCTTGGCCAGGAAGGGCAGGGCCAGGGCGACGACCTCGTCGGGGTTCTGCGCGTGCGGGTAGTGACCGGCGCCCTCGATGACGGCCAGTTCGCCGAGACCGGTGGGCAGGTCGGCGAGAATCTTCTCGCCCTCGGCGCGCGGGTCGACCCAGTCGGGGTCGAGGCTGCCCTGGATGACCAGCACCGGGCACGTGACGTTGGGCAGCTGCTCGCCCGCGTCCGCCGGGTTGGCCTTGCACATGGCCTGGAGGGCCTTCATCCGGCCGGGCTCGATCATTTTGGCGTCGATGCGCGCCATTTCGCTGTCCCAGTCGGCGGGCTTGGTCGGGTAGGCCAGGGTCAGGTACTTCTTCCAGGCGGACAGGCTTCCGAGGACGAGTGTCAGGCCCAGCTGGGTGGTGCCGGCCCGGTAGCGCTTCGACCGGAACAGCGCGCCCAGGGAGACCGACTGCTGGCGGGTGAACGGGGCCAGCTCGATGGTGCCGGTGATCAGCTCGGGTGCGGTGGCGGCGGCGATGGTGGCCGCGCCCCCGCTGATCGACTGGCCGATGATCACGGCCGGTCCGCCCAGGTGCCGCACCACGGCGACCAGGTCACCGGCGATGTCGGTGCGGCTGTAGCCGTCCCAGCCCAGGCTGGAGTCGCCGCAGCCGCGGATGTCGACGTTGGCGACCCGATATCCGGCGGCCACCAGGGCCGGGACCATGAAGCGGTAGGAGTGCCGGCTGTCGCCCATGCCGTGCGCCAGAACGACGAGGGGGCCCTCGCCGGTGACGTCGTAGGCGAGGGTGTTGCCGGCGATGTTCAGGTGCTCGGTCATGATGTCCTCCGTGGCGTCGGCTAATTCCGTTAGCTAAAAGCTAGTGGCATTAGCCAGCGGTGTCAACGGGCGCGCTCTCCTGGGAGATTGGTGATCACAGAACGACCTGCCATGATTCTGCGGCTACTGGGGAACGGACGCCCCAGGCCCTGGAGGATGTGAACGTGAAGCGGTCGCTGCTGGTTCGGTCGGTCGTCACCATGTCGGTGGCCGGACTCCTGCTGACCGGGTGTGCGAGAGAGAGCGAGACCCCGACCGCCGCGGCCTCGTCCCCTGCGGTCGTGACGCCCACCGCCCCGGTGTCGGTCTGGAACGTGGACGAGGAGCAGGACGCCACGTGGACCCGGCAGCTGAAGGAGATCAAGCAGATGCTGCAGCGCGTCCACGGCGCCAAGTCGACCAAGGCCGCCGAGGTTCGCACCGAGCAGATGATCGACCTGGAGAAGGTGCTGACCGAGATGGCCGCGGCCGGTGGCCCCGAGGGCGTCGGGCACGTGGCCTGTGAGGTCATGCCGATCCAGCTGCTGTCCTACGAGGACAGCGACTCCGCCGACATGGTGAGCATGCAGATCGGCGCCTACTGGAGCACCGCCGTCGCGGCTGCCGCGAACCAGCCCACCGCGAGCTTCAAAGACGTCGAGCTCGACGCGCGTATGAAGCAGGAGTGCGACGACGTCCATCGCGACGTGCTAAAGACCATGGGCCTGCGCACCCTGAACAAGATGTACCACCTGGACCGGGTGCAGACGACGTCCTGAATGCACTCCGTGACGGAGTAGCTCTTTCGGAGTATCAGAACCGCTACGGCCTGTCCGATGGATCAGTCAGGCCCGGAGCAGTTCTGGGACAATCTGGAAGGAAACTCTTCATGCGTCGTGCCCTCATTGGCGTCGGTGTCGTTGCCACCCTCGTGGTCGGTGGTGCCTCATCGGCCGATGCGGCGGTCAAGAACACGTCGTGCGTCACCAACGCCGAGTTCGGCAAGGTGAAGGTCGGCATGTCGAAGGCCCAGGTGGCGAAGGTCATCGGCGGCAACGGCACCCGGGCCAGCTACGAGACCAACGCACAGGGCTACGGCGAGGAGGTCCGCACCTACAAGGCGTGCAACCTCCCGACCGCGACCGTGCAGGTGGTCTTCGGTTCCAAGCAGGACCTGCCGGCGCCGAGCGTCGGGTGGGCCGCTGCCAAGGTGTGGGTCGAGGGCTGGAAGTAGTTCTTGTAACAACGGACGAGGTGGGCACCCGGAGATCGCCGGTCTTCGGGGTGTACCTGGCCGTGTCCGCCCGCAGCGGAGCATCCACCTCGTTCGTGATCAGGCGAACGTTCCCCGAATCGGCATGATCACGCAGGACGCGGTTGACCTTCCCCTGGGGGGAAGTACCACTCTTCCCGTTGTCGGGTGCGGTTCCGGGTGGCGGGAGGTCAGGCGTGCAATGGTGGACGATCGGGGCATTCGCCCGAGCAGCCCGGCTGTCACCGAAAGCGCTGCGCCTGTACGACGAGCTGGGTCTGCTGCCCCCGGCCCACGTCGACCCGGTCACGGGCTACCGGTTCTACGCCCCGGCCCAGCTCGAACGGGCGCAGACAGTGGCATGGCTACGAAGGCTGGGGATGCCCCTGGCCCAGATCCGTACCGTGTGCGACCTGGATCCCGGGGAAGCGGCCCACGAGGTCGCCGCGTTCTGGGCCCAGGTCGAGGCCGACACCGCGGTCCGGCGAGATCTGGCGGCCGTTCTCGTCGATCGACTGACCGGACGGCAATCGGCTGGGTCCGGCCAGGGCGGTGCCCTGGAGATCCGTTACGCGGCGGGATCGGACATCGGCCTGGTCCGCGCCACCCACCAAGACACCGCCTACGCCGGGCCCGGTCTGCTGGCCGTGGCCGACGGGTTCGGCCGCGGTGGTGCTGAGGCCAGTACCGCTGCGGTGCAGACACTGGTGAAACTGGCTGACGGAGAGCACCTTCGGTCCGGTGACCTGCTGAATGTCATGCAGGATGCGGCCGCCCGGGCGAACCAGGCCATTGGTGAGATCATTCCGGCCGGTGATTGCGAAGAACGGTCGGGCAGCACCCTGACCGCGATGCTGTGGACCGGCTCGGCACTGGCCATGGTGCACATCGGAGACTCCCGCGCCTACCTGCTCCGGGACGGCGGGTTCTTCCAGATCACCCACGACCACAGCCTGGTCCGGTCCCTGGTCGACGAGGGCCGGCTCACGCCCCCCGAGGCGGACAGTCACCCCCAGCGGGCCCTCCTGCTGAAGGCGCTCGACGGCCGCACCCCCGTCGCGCCGCAGGTCGGCCTGCAGGATGCCCAACCGGGTGACCGGTTCCTGCTCTGCTCCGACGGACTGTCCGCGGTCGTCCCCACCGAACAGATCCGCACCCTGATCGCCACCGGCGGCGAGCCCCAGCAGACGGTCGGCGAGCTGCTGGCCGCCGTCCGTGAGGCCGGGGCCCCCGACAACGTCAGCTGTGTCGTGGCCGACGTGACGAGCAAGCCGGTCCGATGAGCCGGTCGCTCCGCACCGGGTCGTACCTTCTCGACCCGCGTCCCCTGAGAATCCCAGCCTACCGCCGACTCTGGATCGCATCGGTGATCTCCGCCGTCGGTGGTTCCTTCAGCCTGATCGCGATCCCGAGTCAGCTGTTCGCCCTCACCGGCTCCTCCAGCACCATCGCCGTCGCCTCGGCCACGTCCTTCGTCGCCCTGGCCGTCGCGTCGCTGTGGGGCGGTGCGCTGGCCGACACGATGGACCGCCGCCGTCTGCTCCTGCTTGCACACACCCTCCAGGCGTTGATCTACCTCCTGCTGTGGGCCCTGGCCACCCGGGAAACACCTTCCCTGGCAGCCCTGATGGTTCTCGTCGGAGCCCAGGGCCTGGCGTTCGGGGCGAGCATGACGATCACGGGCGCCACCGTGCCCCGCGTCGTCCCTCCGGAACTCCTGCCCGCCGCCACCAGTCTCAGCTCCCTGGTCCGTTACACCGGCTCGATCATCGGGCCGCTCCTGGCAGGCCTCCTGATCCCCGCGGTCGGCCTCGGCCCGCTCTACCTCTGCGACACGATCGCGCTGACCGCCGTGCTGTGGGCCGTCTTCCGGCTCCCGCCGATCCCACCCGTTCCGCGTCCTGTGGGCCGCCCCCTGATCGGGCAGGTGATCGACGGTTTCGGCTACCTGTTCGCCCAGCCGGTCCTCGTCGCCGTCCTGGCCGTAGACCTGGCCGCCATGGTCTTCGGGATGCCCGTCGCCCTGTTCCCCGAACTCGCCCACCGCCTCTACGGCGGCCCCGCCGAAGGAGGCCCGGTCCTGGGACTGCTGTACGCCGCCTACCCCACCGGCGTGCTCCTGGCTGGTCTGCTGTCGGGAACCTTCACCCACGCCCGCCGGCACGGCGCCTGGATGGCCTCGGCCGCGATCGCCTGGGGCCTGACCGTGGTGTTGTTCGGCCTGACTCCACACCTGGCCCCGGCCCTGATCGCCCTCACCGTCGGAGGCGCGGTGAACGTCGTCCTGAGCACCTTCCGCAACGTCATCACCCAGGCCCACACCGACGACGCCCTCCGCGGTCGGACCCAGGGCTCCCTGACCATCGTGCTGGTCGGAGGCCCACAGCTGAGCAGTGTCCTGCACGCGCTCGCAGGATCGGCGATCGGTGCGCGCTGGGCCGTCTGCCTGGGCGGCCTGCTCACCATGGCCGCCGTCACCGCGATCGTGCGCGCCGTCCCGTACCTGTGGCGCTACCCGACTGTCTGACCGCCGTGACCCATTCGAGATTCGTCCGTTTTTTAAATCCTGTGCGAAGTCTGTGTGTTTATCCCTAAAGTCGAGTCATCGGCGGCGTCGGGGCGCCCACAGCAAGATCAATGCAAGGGATGAACAGTGACCACGCGTTCCAAAGTCATGGCAGTCGCAGCGTTCGGCCTGGTGGCAACGGTCGGGATCAGCGGCTGCGCAGGCTCTGAATCCGATGGCGCCGACGGTGCCGGGGCCGCTGGGAGCACCCCGAAAGACAAGGTCCTCGAAGCTTTCACGAACCACACGAAGCTCTCCAGCGCCGGCTACACCCTGGCGCTGAACAGCACCAAGGCCGATCTGCAGAAGATCAGCGCCGCGCAGCCGAAGACCGGCGGTGACGACGTGATCACAGCGTCTGACATCAAAGACTTCGAGCAGGTCCTCGGCGGCAAGCTGGTCGTGAACCAGACCGCACCGGATGGTCAGACGTTCGCCGACATGCTGAAGGTCTCCGACCTCGGAGCTGACAGCCTTTCGCTGCTGAAAGACCCGGCCAAGGCTCAGGCCGCGGTGAAGGCTCAGGGGTCGATGGCGATCTCGGCCGTGCTGAACGATTCCAGCCTGGTCGATTTCGTCACCATAGACGGCGTGATGTATCTGCGCGCCGACGCTGAGAAGATCGCCACGATGTCCGGCCTGGGCAGTGTCAGCGACGCGCAGGCCCTGCTCGGTCAGCTTCCGCCGAGCATCGCCACCCCGGCGAAGGCTGCGCTCGACGGCGGCTGGGTCTCGCTCGACCTGATCGAGTCGCTCAAGGTGCTCAACCAGCAGGGCGTGCTCGACGAGCTCCCGAAAGAGGCTGTGACACCGTCGATCGACCCGAACCGGGTGCAGACCCTCGTCGACTCGCTGCAGGCCGCGGTCGAGGCTGACGCCCAGGTCACCGAGGTCGACGGCGGCGACCAGGGTGACGGCTACCGGGTCACGGTGCCGATCAAGAAGATCGCGGCCGCCGTGCAGGACGACCTGATCGCCGTCTTCGGTCAGAGCACGGCCGACGGGATCAAGAAGAGCACCGGTGAGATCGGCGAGAACGAGACCGTCACGGTCGACCTCTTCCTTGAGGACGAGAAGCTCAGTGGCCTCAACATCGACCTGGTCCAGTTCCTCCAGAAGCCGGTCAAAGACGCGACCCTGGCCGTCACGGTAGACATCGACCCTGACGCCGCCCCGGTGAAGGCTCCGGACGGCGCCACCGTGATCGATGTGAAAGCCATCCTGAACACCATCCCGGCGGACACGTTCGCCGGGATGGGCGCCGGGCTCTGACCATCTGAAAAACCCTGCTAAGGGGCCGGAACCGTCTGGTTCCGGCCCCGTTCCTCATCGCTGCTGATCCACCGATCGCAGCAGGATCTCGTTGACCGCAACCTGAGCCGGCTGCGTCACCGCGAAGACGAGGGCGGCCGCGACGTCCTCGGGGGCCAGGGGCCGCAGGGCTGCCGCGAACTGCTCCACCGCCTCCCGTGTCGGGGAATGTGTGATGTGGGAGGCCAGTTCCGTCGTCGTCGCCCCCGGCTCGATCACCACGACACGAACTCCCCGGGTGGTCACTTCCTGCCGCAGTGATTCCGAGAACGCGTTCACTGCGGACTTGCTGGCGTTGTAGACACCGGTGAGCGGTCCCGCCAGACGGCCGTCGACCGAGGACACCTGCACGAGCGTGCCCCGGGAGTTCAGCAGGTGCGGCAGCGCCGCGTGCGTCATGTACATCAGCCCCAGAACATCGGTGTTGATCATGCGTCGCCAGTCGTCGGTGTCGGCGCCCTTGATGGGGCCCAGCAGCATCACTCCGGCGTTGTTCACGAGGAGGTCGAGCGAGCCCCAGCGACGGACGCACTGGTCGACGGCCGCACGGCACGTCGCCTCATCGGTGACGTCCAGTTCGACGACCATGGCAGTGCCACCGTCCGCCTCGATCTCGGCGGCCAGCTGTTCGAGCCGGTCACGCCGCCGCGCGGCCACAGCGACGTTCGCGCCGCGGGCGGCCAGCGCCCGGGCGACAGACGCTCCGATTCCGGAGGAGGCCCCGGTGACAAGGGCTACCTTGCCGAGCAGTTCGGTATTCATGACCGGCAGCATGCGGCGGACCACCGCTCGGGCAACAGAACCCGCCGGGAGGGGACCCAGCAGGGCCCCTTCCGGCCTGCCCGTTCTGGCCTACGCTCCTGGCATGGGTGAGAGCAATCGTCTCGGCGAGTTCCTGCGCGCCCGCCGCGAACTGGTATCGCCTGAAGAGGCCGGGCTCAGCATCCGGACCAAGGGCCGGCGGGTGCCCGGCCTGCGGCGCGAAGAGGTGGCTGCGCTGACGGGCATCAGCGTGGAATACCTCACCCGTCTGGAGCGGGGAAAAGACAGCTCACCCTCACGCCAGGTGCTGGATGCGCTGGCGGCGACGCTGCGCCTGGAGGACGAGGCCGTCCGCCACCTGCACTCCCTGGTCTGGCCGGTCGCCGTGCAGCCTCCGACCGTGAGCGCCGACCAACCGGTTCCGGCTCTGGCCCGAGCGCTGATGCGTTTCGACGGGGAGATCTCCTACATCCTGGGCCCGTACTTCGACGTGATCGCGTGCAGCGCAGTGGCCGATGCCTTCCTCGGCCGGGCCGGCCACGGCAATCAGCTGGAATACGTCTTCCTCGACCGTGAGGCCCCCTCCACCTACCCGGACTGGGACGCCGTGGCACTTGAAGCCGTGGCAGCCCTGCGCAGTATGGCGCGCGGGAGGGAGGGCGATCAGAGGCTGCATTCCCTGCTCGGACGCCTCTCGGCGGGCAGCGACGCCTTCCGGCAGCTCTGGGCCCGCCACGACGTCCACGGTCATTCCTCCGGCACCAAGCGCATTTCCAGCCATCGTTTCGGCACGATCACCGTGCTGTGGGACGCGTTCATGACCGCCTACCCGACCGCCCAGACCCTCGTCCTCTATACCGCCGACCCGTCTACCGACACCGAGACCATCCTTGATGCGGTCCGTAGGTCAGTGACTGTGTAATGCGTCTGATCCACGGATGATTGCCTACGAGTGGCGGGCCGAGTTCACCAACGAGGCCCTCAAATCCCTTCACGCAGAGGCTTTTGGTCCTGGAGAGACGGCCGTCGACTGGTACGCGCAGGTGCACCGGCACAGTCTCGGCTGGGTCTGCGCACACGAAGACCGTCGGCTGGTCGGATTCGTCAACGTGGCCTGGGACGGCGGTGCCCACGCTTTCCTCCTCGACACCATGGTCGCTCGCGATCGACGGCAGAGCGGTGTCGGAGCTGAACTCGTGGCCACCGCTGTCCGTGGAGCCCGGGCGGCGAACTGCGCCTGGATCCACGTCGACTTCGAAAAACATCTGCAACCGTTCTACTTCGAGGCGTGCGGATTCTCGCCTACACGCGCGGGCCTTATCGCGTTGCGCTGATGCGGGAGAATCATGGCCATGGACGATCTGCTGTTTCCCGGGATGATCGACCCGCTCCATGACGAGGCCAAGAAGAAGATCCTGCTGACGGCTCTGCACGAGGTGCTCCGACGTGGGCGCGGGAAGGTGGTCGTCAACTACCAGCCGCCAGAACTCGGGCGCAATTACTGCCGGGTCGGCGTGAAGTTCGACCATGGCCCCGCTCTGTGGATCCTGCTCAATCCGGCAGCCGGTCTGGTGGCCGCGGCGGAGATGGGCAGCGGCCGGGAGGCGGACGAGATCGTCCAAGGGCGTCGGGGTTCCGGGTCGCCAGCGCCGAGGAGATGAACCAGCCGGTGCGGGAACAGCATCTACGCAAACTGGACGGATACCGGCAGTGGGTGGTCTATCACCAGACCGAGACCCTCGGTGGCGTTTTCTTCAACTGGTACGACTGACGTTCGGGCGCACCTTGGATAGAGTCGTGCCATGAGCCTGTCCGAACTTGTGGGAACCTGGTCTGGTAGCAACGGTTTCCGGCTGATTCCGGCCGATCCGCTCGTGGAGTTGCCGGCCGCGGCCTCCGTGACCACTGCCGCGGGCGGCCACCTGACCCTGCTGGCGTACTCCTGGCAGCATCCCGACGACGGCCCGCAAGACGGTCTCGTCCTCATGGAGCTTGCTGGTGAGGATGATGCGGTAGTGGCCACCTGGGGTGACTCGTGGCATCGGAAGCCCGACACCATGTCGTTGTCCGGGACCCGGACCGCTGACGGACTGATCAGCCTGGAGGGCGAGTACGCCGGCGAATGGGGGTGGCGCATTCACCTCGGAATCGGTGAGCCACGCGAGCTGCTGATCAGGATGGAGAACGTCATTCCCGCAGCTCACGCCACGTCTGAGATGCCCGCGGGTCCTTACCCCGTGATGATCCTGCAGCTCCGATGACCGTATTCACCCTCAACGATGTCGCCGACGGCCTGCGCGCGTCCTGGGCGGCCGATACCTGTTCACCTGACGATGTTGAACGTTCCCCCTGGAGCCCGGAGAACCCGGCCTGGGGTCACTGCGACATCACCGCTCTGGTCGTCAATGATCTCTTCGGTGGCGATCTGGTGATGGGCGAGGTGCATCTCAACGGTGAGCAGCACGGATATCACTGGTGGAACCGGCTGGAGAGCGGCCTGGAGATCGATATGACCAAGGAGCAGTTCCGCCTCGGTCAGACGATCAGCTCGGTGCAGGTGCGCAAGCGTCCGCCGGGGCCGTTACGACGGCGCCGTGAGGAGTACCTGTTGCTGCGGGAGCGGCTCGCCGATCGTCTGGGTGCGCTCCCGCACGAGGCCGACGGCACCCAGCGTGACGAGCAGGATGGCAGTCAGTCTCAAACGAGCTGAAGAAGTTCTCGGGCAGCGTCTTTCGGCACCACGTAAGGAACTGAGGCGTCGACGCTGAGGCAGAGCTCGCCGGCCAGGGTCAGGAACACGACGTCGTCCTGAAGTAGGTCGATAGTGGGGTGGATGAGCCAGCGTCGCAGCTGCTGCCGATCGATGACCGCGATGTTCCGGTTGCCGATGTAGAAGATCACCATGTCACGCCGGACGTTGACGTCGACGGTCGCAACCGAGACTCCGAGGCCGTTGCCCAGGTCTATTTCCAGCCACCCGATCCAGGGCGCATCTAATGACATCGCTGCGTGCCTACTTCCCGTGTCCTGAGCCGGGTCCCTCGCCTGGGAAGGAGGGGTTCACGAGGCGAGA is a genomic window of Kineosporia sp. NBRC 101731 containing:
- a CDS encoding SDR family NAD(P)-dependent oxidoreductase; translated protein: MNTELLGKVALVTGASSGIGASVARALAARGANVAVAARRRDRLEQLAAEIEADGGTAMVVELDVTDEATCRAAVDQCVRRWGSLDLLVNNAGVMLLGPIKGADTDDWRRMINTDVLGLMYMTHAALPHLLNSRGTLVQVSSVDGRLAGPLTGVYNASKSAVNAFSESLRQEVTTRGVRVVVIEPGATTTELASHITHSPTREAVEQFAAALRPLAPEDVAAALVFAVTQPAQVAVNEILLRSVDQQR
- a CDS encoding helix-turn-helix transcriptional regulator; its protein translation is MGESNRLGEFLRARRELVSPEEAGLSIRTKGRRVPGLRREEVAALTGISVEYLTRLERGKDSSPSRQVLDALAATLRLEDEAVRHLHSLVWPVAVQPPTVSADQPVPALARALMRFDGEISYILGPYFDVIACSAVADAFLGRAGHGNQLEYVFLDREAPSTYPDWDAVALEAVAALRSMARGREGDQRLHSLLGRLSAGSDAFRQLWARHDVHGHSSGTKRISSHRFGTITVLWDAFMTAYPTAQTLVLYTADPSTDTETILDAVRRSVTV
- a CDS encoding GNAT family N-acetyltransferase is translated as MIAYEWRAEFTNEALKSLHAEAFGPGETAVDWYAQVHRHSLGWVCAHEDRRLVGFVNVAWDGGAHAFLLDTMVARDRRQSGVGAELVATAVRGARAANCAWIHVDFEKHLQPFYFEACGFSPTRAGLIALR